The following proteins are encoded in a genomic region of Leifsonia psychrotolerans:
- the rpsI gene encoding 30S ribosomal protein S9, whose protein sequence is MAKIADQIDAAPESYSTETPVEAVTKAPRAVLTVPGAAVGRRKQAIARVRIVPGSGIITVNGREFADYFPNKLHQQLINDPFKALDLLGSYDVIARISGGGPSGQAGALRLGIARSLNQVDEENNRAILKKAGFLSRDARVKERKKAGLKKARKAPQFSKR, encoded by the coding sequence GTGGCGAAGATCGCAGACCAGATTGACGCGGCTCCGGAGAGCTACTCGACAGAGACTCCCGTTGAAGCTGTAACCAAGGCGCCCCGCGCCGTCCTCACCGTTCCCGGCGCAGCCGTCGGACGTCGCAAGCAGGCCATCGCCCGCGTGCGCATCGTTCCCGGCTCCGGCATCATCACCGTGAACGGCCGCGAATTCGCGGACTACTTCCCCAACAAGCTGCACCAGCAGCTCATCAACGACCCGTTCAAGGCACTTGACCTTCTGGGCAGCTACGACGTGATTGCCCGCATCAGCGGCGGTGGCCCCTCCGGCCAGGCCGGCGCGCTGCGTCTCGGCATCGCTCGTTCGCTCAACCAGGTTGACGAAGAGAACAACCGCGCCATCCTGAAGAAGGCTGGCTTCCTCAGCCGTGACGCTCGCGTCAAGGAGCGCAAGAAGGCTGGTCTCAAGAAGGCCCGCAAGGCTCCTCAGTTCTCCAAGCGTTAA
- the rplM gene encoding 50S ribosomal protein L13, protein MTRTYTPKASEVQHDWVVIDATDIVLGRLASHAAVLLRGKHKATFSPHMDMGDFVIIVNAEKIALTGKKLELKIAYRHSGYPGGLSAQNYAEMLEKHPTRAVEKAIRGMLPKNSLGRAQLAKLKVYAGPEHPHSAQQPKPYTLGQVAQ, encoded by the coding sequence GTGACGCGCACCTACACCCCCAAGGCAAGTGAAGTCCAGCACGATTGGGTCGTCATTGACGCCACCGATATCGTTCTTGGCCGTCTCGCCAGCCACGCCGCCGTTCTCCTTCGTGGAAAGCACAAGGCAACGTTCTCTCCCCACATGGACATGGGAGACTTCGTCATCATCGTCAACGCCGAGAAGATTGCCCTGACCGGCAAGAAGCTCGAGCTGAAGATCGCTTACCGCCACTCCGGTTACCCGGGCGGGCTGTCGGCACAGAACTACGCCGAGATGCTCGAGAAGCACCCGACGCGTGCAGTTGAGAAGGCAATTCGCGGCATGCTGCCGAAGAACTCGCTCGGCCGCGCCCAGCTCGCCAAGCTCAAGGTCTACGCAGGCCCGGAGCACCCGCACTCTGCGCAGCAGCCCAAGCCGTACACCCTCGGCCAGGTCGCGCAGTAG